TGATCGGGCGGCGCCAGCGGATCGTCGGCGCCGGTCAGGACCAGCACGCTGGCCTTCACCTTGCCCGCAACCGCCGGCATCCTGGTGGTGAGTACGCCGTGAAAGCTGACGGCGGCCTTGAGGTCGGCGCCGTCGCGGGCGAGCTCCAGCACCACCGAGCCGCCGAAGCAGAAACCGATCGCCGCGAGCCTGCCCGCATCGACCTGCGGCAGCTCCGCCAGCGTCGCCAGCGCGGCATGGCCGCGCCCGCGCAGCGTCTCCGGCTCGTTGCGGAGCTCGCCCACGAGTTTGGCGATTTCCTGCAGGTTACGCCCCTGCCGGCGATCGCCGTACATGTCGGCGGCGAGCGCTACATAACCGAGCTCCGCCAGCCGGCGCGCCCGCGCCATCGCGAAATCGCCGAGCCCCGGCCCCTCGTGAAACACCAGCACGCCCGGCCGCCGCGCCGCATCGGTCTTCTCGAAAGCGAGATAGCCGCGCAAATTGACCGCGCCGGCGCGGTAATCAATGTCCTGCGTTTGCATCGCCAAGAACGCCCCCCTATAAGCATGCCCTTGAATTCCGTTGCGATAGCCTCAGGCGATTTTCCGACAAGGAATTTTCCAATGAAGCGATTTTTGACGTGAGCTGGCCTGCGATAGGCAGGCAGGCGACCGATACCTACTCCATCATCGTACAATAGGTTTTTCGCCGCTCCATTCAACGTCAGAGGAAAGATGAAGCATTTCACGAAACCTGGCCGGGCCCGGGAAATATTTCGATCGGTGGGTCTGTCGCTGGGCATCACGCTCGCGACGTTGGCAGCGCTGGAAATCGTCCTTCGCATTGCCGACTTCCGGGAGCTGCGCGAAACCTTGACCGAGCGGGCGCTCAGTTACGACTATGACGCCGAACTGGGCTGGGCCCCGCTGCCGAATTCTTCATCCCTCATCAAGACGTTTCGCACGACCAGCTTCAAACACAACAGCCTCGGCCTGCGTGACGAGGAATTCAGCCTGGACGCCAAGCCGACCATCATGTTCCTGGGAGACTCCTTTGTCTGGGGCCTCGATTCCGAAGCAAGCGAGCGCTTCAGCGACCTGTTGAAGCCAAGGATTCCCGGCTACAAGATCATGGCGGCGGGGGTTTCGGGGTACGGCACCGATCAGGAGTATCTGCTGCTGAAGCGGTTGTGGCCGAAGGTCAAGCCGGCGGTCGTCGTGCTGATCTTTTGCGCACAAAACGACCGGTTGGATAACGTCACCAATCGCCGCTACGATAACTATCACAAACCCTACTTCACGACCCAACCGGACGGGTCGATCGCGCTGGCGGGACAGCCAGTCCCCAGATCTCATCTGCTATACTTCAGGGACAACTGGTTGGTGCGCAACCTGTGGCTGGCGCGGCTGGCGACGAATGTCTATGTGCGGCTCAAATATCCGCAGGTGTTTGCGCCGGACCCCACCGAAAAACTGGTGGGGAAGATGCGCGAATTCGTCGAAGGTAACGGCGCCAAGTTCCTGGTCGGGATCCAACATCATGACGAAGCGCTGGTTCGTTATCTGGAGGCGAACCGGATCCCGTTCGTAAAACTCCAGGGAGCCGAGTTCTATACCAGCGGTGGGTGGGGCGAGCATTGGACGCCCGAGGGCCAGAAAGATGTCGCCGAACGCGTTCTGGGCCTGCTGTCCGCAAACAATATCGCTCCCAATAGCGCCAGCGCGAAAGACAATTAGGGCGTGGTCAATCAAAAGGCGGCCGCAGCGCCGCCTTTTTTGTGCACGCGCTGGCGCCGAAACGCCCCTCGCCTGCTAGCCCTTCCCGGCCAAGTCTGGTATTCGACCGGCCGAAAGATCAGTGGAATGAGCGGGAACTTCGTCCAGCCCTGGTCCCCCACAATTTCGCCGGTTTAGCTCAGCGGTAGAGCAGCGGTTTTGTAAACCGAAGGTCGGGAGTTCAATCCTCTCAACCGGCACCAGCGAAATCAACAGCTTAGCTGCTAAAATGGGCAGTCGCGACCCGCGCATTTGACTGCGGGGGCAACAAGCTCTCTGTCTCGTCAAAAAACATCAACCAGCGCTCTGCCCGCACCGCCGGTTGATGTTCCTTACGCGCAACGGCTTCCCTGCTCGATACCAAGCCTTGGCTGTTGAAAGCCGTTGCCCGATGTCCGCTCCTGATCGCTCTACGGACATGTGTCCGACATCGCGCCGTGTCCGTTTTGTGCCCCAAGAGGGGACATTCAGCCAGGCGCTTCTCTGCATTTCAGAACTGCTGACGGCAACGCAAATTGCGCCGGACGGCGCCTTGCCGCCGGAGGCAGCATCACCTCAAAGATCGGTGGCGGCGACGTCATCGAGGCGCTCCCACTGTCCAGGAGGGTCGTGCTCGACTTCATTCGCGTGCGATGTTCCGCCAACCGGTCCGGGGGTCCAATAGTCGCCGGAAAGCGGCCTGACGCTTACGCCATAAATTACCCCGAGCTGCAGGCTTGGATCGAAATGGCGCATCGCCCGCTCATTGAGGTCAATGATGCGGCCAGGCGTTAGTGGCCCCACGTCATTGATCTTGACGATGACTTTCTTGCCCACAGCCTCAACGAGGGCATACGTCGGCCTCGCGCCAAACAGGACCCCACCGAATTTCTGGCGCAAACTCGTCCTGATGGCAGCCGCCCAGACCGAAGGATCATAGCGCTCGCCGGAGGCTGTGTCCGGGCCGCCCTCTCGCCATCCTGGCCGGAACGGATTGTACGTGGATGCTGCGCCAACGATCGCATCCCCAGAAGCGGCATTGACGACGGCGCTAGAGTGAACCTCACCGATTTCACTTCGAGCAACGGCAACAGAAATGGCGAGCGCAACTACGGCACCGCAAATTGCGGCGCCCGAGCGAAACAACATCATAACTCCTTGACTGGATTTTCTGGATCGTTCGGTTCTCGATGCCGCAAAACAGGATCAAGCGAACGCGTCCGCGTTCGAGCTCGCTCCAATTTTTGCGGATTCGTGCCAATCCTGGCCACAGAACCGTTGTGGGAACCAAGGTGGTCCTCGCACAGGCGTTCTTGTTGTCAGCGACTAGACAGCAATTGCGTCAGCAGCATGACTGAATAGAGATTTTTGGCTAGGGCGTCTGGGAGCAAGCGTCTTACCGATGTCCGCTCGGGGTCGATCGCGTCGTTTCCACGATGCGGACGTGAAGTCAGGTTCAGCGACGCTATCCCTCGCAAAGAGCGACGCCTTACATCGATGCCAGAATTGACTTTGATTTGCGCACGGCCGCTCCGCCGCGGATCATCAACGAGGCCGTACTGGACGTCTTCGCTGCCAAGAACCAGGCCGAGCGAGAGGCGATCGTCGATCGCAAGGCCTAGCACTGGCTATCGGTGAGTCGCTGGCTGCCCATGCTTCGAGACGCTCGCGCCGCTCGCTCCTCAGCTTGAGGTGGTTGTGCTTCAACAAGCTGAACCTCATCCTGAGGAGGCCACGAAGTGGCCGTCTCGAAGGATGGGCTGCAATACCGATTGGTGATTCCAAGTACCAGCAAGACACTCGCCGATTACTTCGCGACGAAGAAGAAATCCTCCTTGCCCGGCAACGAACCGTAGGTGTAGGGCTCCTGCCGGCCGGCGGTCGCCTCCATCACGTCATCGCGGACGAGGCGGAACACCTTGTTTATCTCGACGCCCGGCGTGGCGATGCGTTGAACGACCGCAACCGCAAAGGGCGAATTGCCGCCTTCGCCGTCAAGCGCAATCTGCCCGTCTTTCGCGGCGAACACCACCAGTGTCGCGCCAGTAACTTTGACTTCCGCAAGTCCGCGCCCATTCGTTGATCGCGAAGCGATTGGCGCGCCGGCGGTTGACGCCCTGGCGACGGCTTCCGGAGCCGCCGTCTTGCGCGGTGCGAAGGGATTGTCGCGGCAGGCGTCGAGCATGACGAGCTTGATTTTTTTCGCCGCGTCCGTCGCACGCAGCACTTGTGACAACGGGACGGCTTCGTATTCGATGTCGCGGTCGACGGCCAGCCGGGCGTCGACCGGAACAAGATAGTTGACGCCTCCCACCTCGATGCCGTGCCCGGCATAGTAGACCATCGCCCAATCGGAATTCTCGGCCTCGTTGGCGAACGTTCGCAGCGCATCGATCAGCTTTTCGCGCGTCACGTCGCCGGCAAGCGTGACGGTTTCGAACCCGATGTTGCGAAGGGATCTTGCGATCGCGGCGGCATCGTTGTGCGGATTGGAAAGCGGCGGCACGCTCTTGTAAGCCGAATTGCCGATGACCAATGCGACGCGGCGGCCTTGCTTCCCGGCTGGCGGCGTCGTGGCCGCAGGGACGCGCGCGGCCGGCGTCGGGACGGACCTCGGAGAAGCCGCTTTCGTGGGCGCGGCGTGAATAATGGGCTGGACCGCGCCGGAATTGAGCGCCGCCAGCCTGGCCTTGGCCGTTTCAAGACTGGATTTGCTGACGTCGGAGCGGTTCTGGCTTCGCGATGCCAGGGCCTTCTCGAACTCGGCGCGCGCACGATTCAAGTCGCCCAGCTTCTCAAAGGTCAATCCTCGTCCGGTATAGGCGGGAATGCTGTCGGTTTCGAAAATCAGGGTCTTGTCATAGTCCGCCAGGGCGCGCTCGAACTCGCCCCTGTAGCGAAAGGTATCTCCTCGCGTCAGATAGCTGTTCGCATTCCTTGGACTGATGCGAATTTGCTTTTCCTGATCGGCGAGCGCGCGGTCGAGGTCTCCCTTCAGCCGCCAGATCTCGCCGCGATTGGCGTAGGCTCTGACGTCGTTGGGATCTCGCCGAATGGCCTCGTCGTAGTCGGCGATCGCCTTGTCGTAATCGCCCTTGTCCCGCCAGACGAGAGCCCGGTTGTTGTAGAATACGGAAAACGCCGGCTCCAGGCGAATGGCTTCGCTGTAGTCCGCGATGGCTTTGTCCAGTTCTCCGAGCTGCCACCATGTCGAGGCGCGGACGCTGTAGACCCGGGAATTGCTGGGGTCGAGGCGAGCCGCCTCCTCGAGATCGGCGAACGCGCGCGCGGTTTCGCCCTTCCTGTACCACGCCTCGGCGCGATTGACCCAGGACCACAGGTATTTCGGATCGAGGCGGATCGCCTGATCGTAATCTTCGATCGCGCGGTTGAATTGTTCCTTGTTCGTAAGAGCCATGCCTCTCAGCGTATGGATCCTGGCCCGTTCATTCGGCGGTTTCATCCATGACAGCGCCCGGCTGCAACCCGATATCTGTCGGTCGTAATCGGTTCTCTGATTGCAGTCCTGAAGGTCCCGGTTGTTGGCGGCCATCGCCTGAAAGGCAGAAACAGCCGAAACGGCCACAGCCAGAAGAAAATACCTGATCCGCATGATCCAATTTCCCTGATCGGACAATGGAATGAAACTAACGCCGCGGTTCGACCTTCGCATCCTGGATTGTGAGGCTTCGAACCATGGGTTGGGACAGACCTTCAACGAGCCCCCTCGCCCGTCAGGAGTGACCGGCAAACCGCCACAGAAGCCTAGTGCGCAGGCATCGGGTGAACTGTGCGGCCCGTCACGCTTGACGGGATTCCGATATTTTCACCGGCACCGGCAGGTGCTGTAAAAACTCCGCCGGTACGAGCAAGCCATTCGCGTGGTGATGGATTGTTCGACAAACGTCCGGCAAGGCTGAACGAAGACTTTACGGTACTGGCGCAGGAAGCCCTTCGCGCCGCGTGGCCGTGTAAGTGTTAGGTCGCCGGCCGCGGGCGCCGTTACCATTTGTCTCGCATGATCAGGGGATTGGCCGCCGCGCCAACCGGCTACAGCCAGGCGCAGACCAGCGCCAGGTTGGCCGCGCAGGCCGCCAGCAGCGCGACTGACAGCGTGACATGCACGCGTTCGCAGGAGGTTTGCAGGGTCATTCTCATGGCCCGCAAAACATCCGGCGATTCTACCCGGGGAGTCTCGCAGGATATTTTTTGGACGATTCAGGACTCGTTTACGACTCAGGGACTCCCGGCCCCGGGGGCGCCGGATCTGGCGAATCGGCCTGTCAGGTTGCCCGTCACCGGCATGCCCCCCAGCCCTCACGGGGCTGGATCTGCAATTGAACAGGTGACGGGGCGGCCGGCTGCCGGGCCGCACGAACCCGGAATCGCGAAGGCGAAACCGTCTTGGAGACCGACGCTACGGCGTCGCCACTGCCAGCGAAGCCTGATCGCCGGCCCGTGCCACGCAAACCCTCTTGCGGTGCAGGCCCCGGATCGCTCCGGTCACCTTCAGCACCTTGCCCGCGGCACAGGAGGCGTCCTGCACGTAGGCGATTTCATAGGGTGCAAGGATCAGGGGTTCGGATTTCAGGACGGTCTGGGCGGAGCACGGCACCGCAAATGCCGACAAAACCAACCCTAACGCAAAAACACGCATGTTCGTTGTCCACCAACCGGCAAAGCCATAATAGCGCATTGCGGGCAGAAGTTCCGGCGCCGGCAAAAATTATTTTTCGGCTGGCGGCGCAAGCGCCCGCCTGCATCGCGGCGGGTTCTAAATGAGATTTGTAAACAAAAAGGCCGGCGCCAGGCCGGCCTCTTCCCGTTTCGTTGCACCGTCCGCCAGTGCCCGGTTAGGGACCTGGCCGGTAGCTGGCTCAGTACTTGGCGACGACCGGGCCACCCCAGCCGAAGCGGTAGTTCAGGCCGACCTTGACCGAGTGCTCGTCGTTGCGGAAGCGGGCGCCGACGACGTCGGGCGGGCCGGCCGTCACGGTGGTGTTGCCGAAGTTGTAATACTGGTACTCGGCCTTGGCCGACCAGTTCGGCGCGAACATGTATTCGAGGCCGGTGCCGACGGTGTAGCCGTCCTTGTGGTTGCCGTCGGTGGTAAAGGCCGCCGGGACGCCGGCGACGGTCACTCCGATATTGTTGCTGTCGCGCCAGGCGTAGCCGCCCTTGGCGTAGAGCAGCGCCGGACCCCAGGTGTAGCCGACCCGGCCGGTGACCGAACCGAGCTGGTTGTTGTTGCTGCCGGTCACCAGCGTGCCGCCCGGGAACAGCACGCCATTGTTATTGCCGCCGTTCAGCCAGCTGTACTGGGCTTCGGCGCCGACCACCCAGTTCTGCGCGAACTGGTAGTCGAAGCCGGCCTGCACGCCGCCGAGGAAACGCGCGTCGCTGCTCTGCAGGCTGTTGTCGCCCGCGAACGCGCCGCCGAGATGGCCGCCGATGTAGAAGCCGGTCCAGTTGTAGACCACCGCGGGCGCGGTGTAGGCGGGAGCCTTGGAATAGGTGCGCGCAGGGATGTCAGCCGCGGCCGCGGGGGCGGCAAACGCGATCAGGGCAGCTGCGCCGAGCAGAAGTTTCTTCATGATTGGTTCCCCGTATGTCGCCGTCGACATCAATCAAACAACGTGGCCTCAATTAGGTTGCTTCGCGGCAATGCCGGAGCTGTGATGGTTCGTAACCATGACGGGGCGGCAACAAAGCCCTTCGGTTGCAGCCGGATCGCGGTTTTCCGCCCATAACAGCTCACCTCGCAGCTATAGGCTGCGTCTCCCGAAGCCAGGGTCAGGTTCAAGCCTCGCTGAAATGTGATCGGATGGGCCCTGCCCGAAGCCGCGGCAAAATGACCGGGAGACGGGCCCGCGGCGCCGGCCCACTACCGCGGCAGCTTTTCCAGTTCCGGAAACGGCGCATAGGTCGCGCCGGCGCAGATTTCGCCTGCGTTCTCGACCAGGCGGTCGAGCCGGCCATCGACATAAAGCACGGCGCGTGCGCGCCCTTCGCGATAGCCGCCGTCGCTATCCCGCGCCGCAAAGCGCAGGCAGCTGACATAGCGCAGCCGCCCGCCGACGGTCCGCTGCACCGGCTCGGCCATCACAGCGTCGCGCACCCCAACGGGGTTGTTCAGGTAGGTTCGCATGAACGCCAGTATCTCGGCGCGGTAGTTGGCGGGAAACGGCTGGCTGGCGACGCCGCGATCGTCGGTATAGGTGATGCTCCTGCTGTCGTCGCTGCTCACGCAGGCGGCGAGCGCGATCGGCAACAGCAGGATCGCGGCGCGCTTTGCTGATATCCCCAAGTGCAACCCGTGGTTTAAGGCTCTGACGACCGGAAGCGTTCTAGAGCCATATCGGTTCTGATGGAATCAGAACCGGGCTCTATTTTTTTGACGCGCTTTCTTTACGCGAACCGGTGCCCACTTCGCTCGAAAACGCTATAGCCCTTCCCCGCAGCAAATGGAATTCGCATCCCGGTTGGCGGCCGGCGCGCGGCTTGCCGGGAAACGTACCGGCCCGCCCGCCACTGGGGAAGCAATGGCGTGCGGGCCGGGCCTGATCTCCGCGGGACGCGCGATGGGCAATGTGGATCAAACGCCCTGCGGATCAGTACCAGTGATGCCGGTGGAAGCGATAGTGATCGCGGAAATGCCTGTGGTGATGACGGAAATGCCTGTGGTGATGGCGGCCCATCCAGGCGTTGGCATTCAGCACGTCCGGATTCACATACACGCTGTCGGGGACGTGGCCGGTCCGGTCCGGGCCGTGGGCCATCGCGGGCGCCACCGCAAGTACGGAAACCGCAAGCAGCGCGGCGGAAATGGTCTTCAGCATGGTCGTGTCCTCCGGGGGATCGCGAGGGTGCCGGCCGGATGGCCGGGCTCGTCGATCATGCCCGTGAACCTAATCGCCGCGCGCTGAACCCATCCTGAAGCACAAACGCGGACTTCGTTCATCTGCATGACAACTTCGTCATGTCCGGCCGGCGGCCGATCACATTGGGGCGATGAGCCGGGAATGTTCCGGCGCAGGAGGTGTTCAAATCAGCGGGCAGCGGTGTAGGATTTGCCCTATTGGAAATCGGGAGAGATGCATGAACAGATTTGCGATCAGGTTTTTGACGCTGGCGACATTTGCGATGGCGCTGGTCACGGCGCCCGTAATCACCAAGGTATACGCCGCGCCCGACGAGTCGCCACCTCCCTCGTCGGAGAAGAAGAAGAAAAAGACCAGCGAAGTCAAACCCGGCATCGAGGACACCGCCTTCGCCAAGGGTTATCGCGCCGCCTACGCCACGATCTATGACCGCAACGACTATGCTGCCGCGATTCCGCAGCTGAAGGCGCTCGGTCACGACGACTCGGCCGCCGTCGCCAACCTGATCGGTTATTCCTATCGCAAGCTCGGCGACTACAAGGTGTCGCAGATCTGGTACGAGCGCGCGCTGAAGGCCGACCCGAACCACGTCAAGACCTGGCAGTATTACGGACTGTGGCAGGTCGAACAGGGCAACCGCGATTCCGCGCAATATCACCTGAACCGGATCGCGGCTCTGACCGGGACCAATAGCGAGGAATATCGCTCGCTGGCCGCGGCACTGGAACAGCCGCCCGGCACCGGCCTCGTCTACTGATCGACGCGACGTTCAACGAACCGGCGCAATCCTTGAAAGGGTTTCGCCGGTTTTTTGTCGTCACGCCTCACTTCATCAGCGCCTCGACCTCCGACCGAAACGCCTGGCGCGCGCCGTCGCGCGAATAGAACATGTGGCCGCCCGAATAGACGACCAGCTTGACGCGCTCGGGCGAGGCGTAGGCCGGCAATTGATCGAGCAGGATCTTCGAGCCGAAATACGGCGTCGCCAGATCAAACAGCCCGTGCGCCACCAACAGCCTCAGTTTCGGGTCGAGCGCGAGAATCTGCCGCAGCTGGGAAATCGATTCCGGCGGATTGATGCTGCGGCCGAAATCCCAGGCCCCCTCCACCGCGCCATTGAGCAACCGGTAGGAGCCGACCGGCCGCCAGTTGAGCTTGCGCGTGGTGAGGTCGACCACCGCGCTGGTCAGCGGAGCCACCAGCGGTTCGCCCGAGGGATCGCCGAAACGATAAGAACTCGAATCCGGATAGGGATCGAAGCCCGTGACCGAGGCGTCGTAGCGGCCGGTCACCCTGCCATTGCGCCGGTCGAACTCGCGGCGAAACTCGGCGACGGCGAAGCGCCCGGCGAGCCTGCGGCTCACTGAAGCATCGATCCCGGTCAAGGTTGCCACCCTGTCGGCGAGCCGCATGGTCGCCTCGGTATCGGCCAATCCCCTGATGAGGTCGCTCAGGAATTCGCCTTGCGCATAGCGCTCGACATCGGCGAGGTCGGCGCGGGTCACAGCACCCTTGACCGCGCCCTTGGCCTCCCGCGCCACCGCCGCCATCGAAGGAAGGCTCCAGACATATTGCAGCAGACTGGAGCCGGTGAATTCGCGGAAGTCGAGCAGCGGCGAGACCAGGATCAGCCCCCTCACCCCGATGCCCTGGTCGACCTGCAGATTGCGGACGATCTTCGGCCCGCGAATCCCGCCATAGCTTTCGCCGGCGACGAATTTCGGCGACAGCAGGCGGTCGGATTTCTCCAGCCAGCGGCGGATCACCAGTGCGATCGAGTTGACGTCGCCGTCGACCGAATAGAAGCGCTTGCGCACCTCCTCGCCGCTGGCGACGAAGCGGCTGTAACCGGTGCCGACGGGATCGATGAAGACGAGATCGGTGAAGTCCAGCCAGGTCTCGGCGTTGGGCAAGAGATCCGGGGACGCGGACGACGTCATCGCGTCGGCGTTGATGGCGAGCCGCCACGGACCGGCAGCGCCGAGCTGCAGCCAGGCCGAGGCCGCGCCCGGCCCGCCATTGAAAAGGAAGGTCACCGGCCGGCTTCGCGCATCGGCGCCATTGAGCTGGTAGGCGGTGTAGGCGATGTCGGCCTGCGGCTCGCCCTTGTCGTCGAACAGGGGAATCGAGCCGGCGGTAGCGGTGAAGTCGAGCGTTCTTCCGGGGAGAGCGAGCGTGTGTTTGGTCGTCGAATCCTGCGGCAGGCGGTGCTGCTCGGCGGCCGCTGGGGTAGAAGCCCCCGTTGCGCCCGCCTTCTGCCCGGACGGCGTCGTCGCCGGTTGCGGCTGATGATGCGCGTCCTCGGCGCGCGCGCCTGTCGTCGCCGCGAATGCGAGGAACACAAGCACGACCAGCGCATAACGCTGCGCGGCAGGGCGAATGGCCATGTCGGTTTTTCTCCCTGCTTGCGCCGCCCCGTCGATCAAACAGGGCTGGCGCTTCCGGCAACGGTTCCCGGCTGCGGCACCCCCAATATTTTTCGCAACAAACGGGGATCGATGACAATCACGATTCCGCTAGATCATGATCCAACTGGGCCTCGAAGCGTTCGGCGACGAATCACTGCTGCAGTTGGCGCTCGTACCGGAGCTGCGCCTGCAACGTGGATATCCAGAACACCGAAATCGAGTGCGTGATGACGCGGTCGATCGCCGAGAGCGCAGGTTTGACCGCGGTAAAGATGTTGCTCATCGCTGTCCCCTATCCCTGACATCCGTCGCTTGCGGATGGTTGGAGACTAGGCCGGGCCGGTCGATGTCACCGTAACTCAGGTCACCGAGCCGGCCGCTGGAAAGCTCGATTTGGGCCGGTTCCTGTCGTAAACTCAGTTCTGGTTCGGTGCCGGTTTCTTGAATGCGCCATTGCGTGATATTGGTCACATTCGCCTCAGGGCGGATCAAGCTAGCTGCGCGATACTTCGTTCGACTTCCATCATCAGCCGAAGCGAATTGATGAAGGCCGGCGAGTTTCGATATCTGGCTGTACGGAGCAGGCTCGATTCCTTGTTGAGCCTGGCTTCGACTCTTTGGATGAGGTCTTAGGATGAAAAAAGCGATTGTTGTTCTCATCGGCGTCATGGGGTTTGCGGGAGCAGCGGCAGCCCAGGCGCCGGTTGCAGTCGTGGAAGAGGTTCAGGGCAATGTCACCGGCGCCGAGTTCATGGACTACGTCGCGCAGGGAAAGGTCATCAAGCTCGGACAAGGCGGTTCCGTCGTGCTCGGCTACATGAAATCCTGCCGCCGCGAAACCATCGCCGGAACAGGCACCGTCATCGTCGGCCAGGATGAGAGCATGGTTCACCTCGCCGAGGTCAACGGCACAAAAACGGAATGCGACCCGGCGCAGGCGCATGCGACGGCCCGGGAAACCAGCGGCGTGGCCGCGACTGTCGTCCGCAGCCTGGCGAAAGACGCCTCGGCAAGCCCACAGCTGACGCTTTACGGCACCTCGCCCCTTGTCGAAGCCAAGGGGCGCGGCACGCTTGTGTTCGATCGGCTCGACCAGAAGGGCGAACGCCTGCAGTTCGAGCTCACCGGAAACCAGCTGAAGGGCAAGTTCTACGATCTTGCCGGCACCAGCAAATCGCTCACTCCCGGCGGGACTTATGCGGCGACCTTCGCATCTCGCAGGATCGTGTTCCTGGTCGATCCGCAGGCCAAGCCCGGCCCGACGCCGATCGTCGGCCGCCTGCTGCGCATGGAATAGGCTTTGCCGGGCCTCAGCCTTTGAATATCGGGCGCACGACGCGGGACGGCATCGCAGTCGCTGCGATCGTGTTGATTTGCGCAGGGGCTGCCGTGTCGCCCGCGTTCAACATGGTCCACGGCCTGTCGATCGACATTCTTACGGCGCTGCGCTGGGAGTTGTTCGGCAGCCGGCAGGCGCCGGCCGCCTCGCCCGCGGTCGTGGTGGCGATCGACGAGGAAACCTACCAGACCCCGCCGTTCAACAGTTCGCCGCTCCTCACCTGGACCGGCGAGATCGGCCGCGTGCTCAGTGCGATGGTGGAAGGCGGCGCCAGGGTCGTCGGTTTCGACATGGTTTTTCAGAGGTCGATCGAACAGTCGGAAATCCCGTTCGGCGAAGGCGCGTTCGGCGAAAAGGTCCGCGGTTTCGATCGCGATTTCCTGCGCGCGCTCGCGGCGGGATCCTCGACCGGCAAGGTGGTGCTGGGTGAAGTGCTGCGCGGCGACCAGCCGATCCGGCCGTCGCCGGGACAGCGCATCGCGGTTCGCCAGCAGCAGAATATCCGCCCGCTCAACGTCTACACCGACAGCGACGATGTCGTCCGCCGGGTGCCGCTGACATTTTCCGTTGATGGCAAACCGGTGCCCTCGATGGCGCTCGAACTGGCCTCGCGCGCGCTCGGCGCCAAACCGGAATTGACGGCGGACGGCGCGGTCGCGCTGGCCGGCTACCGGATTCCGGGCGCGGTGCCCAATACCATGACGCTCAATTTCGAGGGCGGCGCGGATCGCATCCCGACCTTTTCGTTCGCCGATCTGAGTTCCTGCGCCAGGAAAAACGACAAGGAGTTCTTTCGGCGCCAGTTCGAGGGCAAGGTCGTCATCGTCGGCACGGTT
The sequence above is drawn from the Bradyrhizobium sediminis genome and encodes:
- a CDS encoding dienelactone hydrolase family protein is translated as MQTQDIDYRAGAVNLRGYLAFEKTDAARRPGVLVFHEGPGLGDFAMARARRLAELGYVALAADMYGDRRQGRNLQEIAKLVGELRNEPETLRGRGHAALATLAELPQVDAGRLAAIGFCFGGSVVLELARDGADLKAAVSFHGVLTTRMPAVAGKVKASVLVLTGADDPLAPPDQVAAFENEMRAAEVGDWQVICYGNTLHGFTNPAADGSMMRTALYSAQADRRSWASMRGLLDEVL
- a CDS encoding SGNH/GDSL hydrolase family protein; the protein is MKHFTKPGRAREIFRSVGLSLGITLATLAALEIVLRIADFRELRETLTERALSYDYDAELGWAPLPNSSSLIKTFRTTSFKHNSLGLRDEEFSLDAKPTIMFLGDSFVWGLDSEASERFSDLLKPRIPGYKIMAAGVSGYGTDQEYLLLKRLWPKVKPAVVVLIFCAQNDRLDNVTNRRYDNYHKPYFTTQPDGSIALAGQPVPRSHLLYFRDNWLVRNLWLARLATNVYVRLKYPQVFAPDPTEKLVGKMREFVEGNGAKFLVGIQHHDEALVRYLEANRIPFVKLQGAEFYTSGGWGEHWTPEGQKDVAERVLGLLSANNIAPNSASAKDN
- a CDS encoding septal ring lytic transglycosylase RlpA family protein; its protein translation is MLFRSGAAICGAVVALAISVAVARSEIGEVHSSAVVNAASGDAIVGAASTYNPFRPGWREGGPDTASGERYDPSVWAAAIRTSLRQKFGGVLFGARPTYALVEAVGKKVIVKINDVGPLTPGRIIDLNERAMRHFDPSLQLGVIYGVSVRPLSGDYWTPGPVGGTSHANEVEHDPPGQWERLDDVAATDL
- a CDS encoding caspase family protein gives rise to the protein MALTNKEQFNRAIEDYDQAIRLDPKYLWSWVNRAEAWYRKGETARAFADLEEAARLDPSNSRVYSVRASTWWQLGELDKAIADYSEAIRLEPAFSVFYNNRALVWRDKGDYDKAIADYDEAIRRDPNDVRAYANRGEIWRLKGDLDRALADQEKQIRISPRNANSYLTRGDTFRYRGEFERALADYDKTLIFETDSIPAYTGRGLTFEKLGDLNRARAEFEKALASRSQNRSDVSKSSLETAKARLAALNSGAVQPIIHAAPTKAASPRSVPTPAARVPAATTPPAGKQGRRVALVIGNSAYKSVPPLSNPHNDAAAIARSLRNIGFETVTLAGDVTREKLIDALRTFANEAENSDWAMVYYAGHGIEVGGVNYLVPVDARLAVDRDIEYEAVPLSQVLRATDAAKKIKLVMLDACRDNPFAPRKTAAPEAVARASTAGAPIASRSTNGRGLAEVKVTGATLVVFAAKDGQIALDGEGGNSPFAVAVVQRIATPGVEINKVFRLVRDDVMEATAGRQEPYTYGSLPGKEDFFFVAK
- a CDS encoding DUF6719 family protein, which produces MRVFALGLVLSAFAVPCSAQTVLKSEPLILAPYEIAYVQDASCAAGKVLKVTGAIRGLHRKRVCVARAGDQASLAVATP
- a CDS encoding outer membrane protein, yielding MKKLLLGAAALIAFAAPAAAADIPARTYSKAPAYTAPAVVYNWTGFYIGGHLGGAFAGDNSLQSSDARFLGGVQAGFDYQFAQNWVVGAEAQYSWLNGGNNNGVLFPGGTLVTGSNNNQLGSVTGRVGYTWGPALLYAKGGYAWRDSNNIGVTVAGVPAAFTTDGNHKDGYTVGTGLEYMFAPNWSAKAEYQYYNFGNTTVTAGPPDVVGARFRNDEHSVKVGLNYRFGWGGPVVAKY
- a CDS encoding His-rich protein BRANT, whose product is MLKTISAALLAVSVLAVAPAMAHGPDRTGHVPDSVYVNPDVLNANAWMGRHHHRHFRHHHRHFRDHYRFHRHHWY
- a CDS encoding tetratricopeptide repeat protein; this translates as MNRFAIRFLTLATFAMALVTAPVITKVYAAPDESPPPSSEKKKKKTSEVKPGIEDTAFAKGYRAAYATIYDRNDYAAAIPQLKALGHDDSAAVANLIGYSYRKLGDYKVSQIWYERALKADPNHVKTWQYYGLWQVEQGNRDSAQYHLNRIAALTGTNSEEYRSLAAALEQPPGTGLVY
- a CDS encoding S10 family peptidase, which produces MAIRPAAQRYALVVLVFLAFAATTGARAEDAHHQPQPATTPSGQKAGATGASTPAAAEQHRLPQDSTTKHTLALPGRTLDFTATAGSIPLFDDKGEPQADIAYTAYQLNGADARSRPVTFLFNGGPGAASAWLQLGAAGPWRLAINADAMTSSASPDLLPNAETWLDFTDLVFIDPVGTGYSRFVASGEEVRKRFYSVDGDVNSIALVIRRWLEKSDRLLSPKFVAGESYGGIRGPKIVRNLQVDQGIGVRGLILVSPLLDFREFTGSSLLQYVWSLPSMAAVAREAKGAVKGAVTRADLADVERYAQGEFLSDLIRGLADTEATMRLADRVATLTGIDASVSRRLAGRFAVAEFRREFDRRNGRVTGRYDASVTGFDPYPDSSSYRFGDPSGEPLVAPLTSAVVDLTTRKLNWRPVGSYRLLNGAVEGAWDFGRSINPPESISQLRQILALDPKLRLLVAHGLFDLATPYFGSKILLDQLPAYASPERVKLVVYSGGHMFYSRDGARQAFRSEVEALMK